In the Blastocatellia bacterium genome, one interval contains:
- the coxB gene encoding cytochrome c oxidase subunit II, translated as MALAIAILIWLLAITITALFFFGSSFPALASNFSQIDNQFSLTLIITGIAFLLSHLLLGYFILKYQEKKSSIAKYHLGNLRLEIAYASLLIVIFITLAATSQNIWNKIYSSTPKNPLEIEAVAKQFEWQFRYHGSDNKFGRIDLTQIEKDNNPLGLDKNDPDGNDDILTGSELVVPLGESIRLYLRSQDVIHSFFVPNLRVKQDVMPGMLMKLHFQATKIGEYEIACAELCGLGHYRMKAKLKVVSKEDFAVWLRNNTKNDKN; from the coding sequence ATGGCTTTAGCTATTGCTATTTTGATTTGGCTTTTAGCAATAACTATTACTGCTCTTTTTTTCTTTGGCTCGTCTTTTCCTGCCTTAGCTTCAAATTTTTCTCAAATAGATAATCAATTTTCCTTAACCCTAATCATTACGGGCATTGCTTTTTTACTGTCTCACCTTCTACTTGGCTACTTTATTCTTAAATATCAGGAAAAAAAATCATCTATAGCAAAGTATCATTTAGGTAATCTTCGCTTAGAAATAGCTTATGCTTCATTGCTTATTGTTATATTTATTACACTTGCTGCCACTAGCCAAAATATATGGAATAAAATTTATTCTTCCACTCCTAAAAATCCCTTAGAAATTGAAGCTGTTGCTAAACAGTTTGAATGGCAATTTCGCTATCATGGGTCGGATAACAAATTTGGTAGAATTGATTTAACTCAAATAGAAAAGGATAATAACCCCTTAGGTTTAGATAAAAATGACCCTGATGGAAATGATGATATTTTAACAGGTAGCGAACTTGTAGTTCCTCTTGGAGAGTCCATAAGGCTTTATTTACGATCTCAAGATGTAATTCATAGCTTTTTTGTTCCTAACTTAAGAGTTAAACAAGATGTTATGCCAGGAATGCTAATGAAATTACATTTTCAAGCTACCAAAATAGGGGAATATGAAATTGCTTGTGCTGAACTTTGTGGCTTAGGACATTACCGAATGAAAGCAAAGCTAAAAGTTGTTAGTAAAGAAGACTTTGCTGTCTGGTTAAGAAATAATACCAAAAATGATAAGAATTAA
- a CDS encoding TMEM14 family protein, which translates to MEKIATYFVLVYGFLLIAGGVIGFTQAKSKASLIAGSISGVVILASGIIMLQGAKLGTYLALVVSLALSVVFFMRWSKTRAFMPSGMMLILNEITFIIVVLSLVL; encoded by the coding sequence ATGGAAAAAATTGCTACTTATTTTGTATTAGTTTATGGGTTTTTGCTTATTGCTGGTGGTGTAATTGGCTTTACACAGGCAAAAAGTAAGGCATCTTTAATTGCTGGTTCAATTTCTGGAGTTGTTATTTTAGCAAGTGGAATAATAATGCTTCAGGGTGCTAAACTAGGTACTTATTTAGCTTTAGTAGTAAGCTTAGCTCTATCCGTTGTTTTTTTTATGCGCTGGTCAAAAACTCGTGCTTTTATGCCTTCAGGAATGATGCTAATACTTAATGAAATAACTTTTATTATCGTGGTATTAAGTTTAGTTTTATAA
- a CDS encoding Hpt domain-containing protein: MDNYDFGLTTKDDLAIKFNFNNEMLQAKSKFESPTAPSLNYLILNDLQQYLDQTNNSDLFLEILFTYREEAQQKLIELEQSIASLDLERLQIITHSLKGSSTTLGIMKFASFCIALEQLCVEKSIEQSKLVDLLNQLKEEFKHISNLLFNHS, translated from the coding sequence ATGGACAATTATGATTTTGGTTTAACGACAAAAGACGATTTAGCAATAAAATTTAATTTCAACAATGAAATGCTTCAAGCTAAAAGTAAATTTGAGTCTCCTACAGCCCCATCTTTAAACTATCTTATCTTAAATGACTTACAGCAATATTTGGATCAAACTAACAATTCTGACTTATTTCTTGAAATACTTTTTACTTATCGAGAAGAAGCCCAACAAAAACTAATTGAGCTAGAACAATCAATAGCCTCTCTAGATCTGGAAAGATTACAAATAATAACCCATAGCTTAAAAGGTAGTAGTACTACTTTAGGTATAATGAAATTTGCTTCATTTTGTATTGCACTTGAACAGCTTTGTGTGGAAAAATCAATTGAACAGTCCAAATTAGTTGACTTACTTAATCAACTTAAAGAGGAATTTAAACATATTTCTAATTTACTTTTTAACCACTCTTAG
- the rpoA gene encoding DNA-directed RNA polymerase subunit alpha, protein MDSIISTKLKRPEKVVCDESTLSERYGKFFAEPFEKGFGNVIGNSLRRSLLSSIEGGAITAVRIEGIMHEFSPVSGVVEDATDIILNLKRIPLKMYSVNPCTLTISVAGPKVVYSRDIETDGTVEILRPDIYIATVSEGGYLEIELRVKRGRRYVSADRNYDPDLPIGFITVDSAHTPIEKVNFQVEPVRLEDSTEYERLVIEIWTNGSITPDLSLGLAAKLIKDHMRIFTGEEEKLLLKLKTIFQVKLNWKKILICQLNI, encoded by the coding sequence TTGGATTCTATTATTTCTACTAAATTAAAACGACCAGAAAAAGTTGTTTGTGACGAATCAACTTTATCTGAACGTTATGGTAAATTTTTTGCTGAACCTTTTGAAAAAGGTTTTGGTAATGTAATTGGTAATAGCTTAAGAAGATCCTTGCTTTCCTCTATTGAAGGAGGAGCAATTACAGCAGTTCGTATTGAAGGAATAATGCACGAGTTCTCGCCAGTCTCTGGTGTGGTAGAAGATGCGACAGATATAATACTTAACCTTAAGCGAATTCCATTAAAAATGTATAGTGTAAACCCATGCACTTTAACAATTTCTGTTGCTGGCCCTAAAGTAGTCTACTCTAGAGACATTGAAACAGATGGAACTGTTGAAATTTTAAGACCTGATATCTATATTGCAACAGTTTCCGAAGGTGGCTATTTAGAAATTGAATTAAGAGTTAAACGTGGTCGCCGCTATGTTTCTGCTGATCGAAATTACGATCCAGATCTACCAATAGGTTTTATTACTGTAGACTCTGCTCATACTCCTATTGAAAAAGTTAATTTTCAAGTTGAACCTGTAAGACTAGAAGACAGTACTGAGTATGAACGCTTAGTTATAGAAATTTGGACTAATGGAAGCATCACGCCTGATCTATCACTTGGACTAGCAGCCAAGCTAATTAAAGATCATATGAGGATCTTTACTGGCGAAGAAGAAAAATTGCTGCTGAAATTAAAGACGATTTTCCAAGTGAAGCTAAATTGGAAGAAGATCTTGATATGCCAATTGAACATTTAG
- a CDS encoding ferritin, with the protein MSNTYTNEQIIEQLNKILSLEYAGVVQYMQHSFLVSGHQRIVYADFFREQSKGALKHASIIGDKIVALGGVPTVEPATIHQTTDLQDMLEQDLQLERDALAAYMTAWEMSDRNPTLKFMLESIIQDEQNHVEDMEKMTSKNSVAVSDGEKEIKLHRAS; encoded by the coding sequence ATGTCAAATACTTACACTAATGAACAAATTATCGAGCAACTTAACAAAATTTTAAGCCTGGAGTATGCTGGAGTTGTACAATATATGCAACATAGCTTTTTGGTCAGCGGTCATCAAAGAATTGTTTATGCTGATTTTTTCCGTGAACAAAGCAAAGGAGCCTTAAAACACGCAAGCATTATTGGAGATAAAATTGTTGCTCTAGGTGGTGTTCCAACCGTTGAACCTGCAACTATTCATCAAACCACAGATTTACAAGACATGTTAGAGCAAGACTTACAACTTGAACGAGATGCTTTAGCCGCTTATATGACTGCTTGGGAAATGTCTGATAGAAATCCAACCTTAAAATTTATGTTAGAGTCCATTATCCAGGATGAACAAAATCATGTTGAAGATATGGAGAAAATGACTAGTAAAAATAGCGTAGCAGTATCAGATGGAGAAAAAGAAATTAAGTTACATCGTGCAAGCTAA